The DNA region gcagcggcgcaactctttgtttctatgtgccctgcgattggctggcgaccagtccagggtgtaccccacctctcgcctgaagttggctgggataagctccagctcacctgaaaCCCTTACATGGATGGATTTGATCTCTCATCTGAATCCAATTCTATTCACAGAGGGAAACTGTTTCAGTCATAAACAGTTTTCTGATGAGACAGAGTTTTCTCTGTCTCTGCCTTTCTGTCTTAACAAGTAAGAGGGGATGTACCCTTATCATGCAGTATACGTCGTCTATGTTATATTGAAAGCCGAGCAAACGTCTTTTTAATTCCTTGATCTGGAATGGTCACCCAGCCACTGGCACATAATTTATGGAACCAGTAGTCTAACAGCCCAATGAATGATTATCAGGTTCAGGGTAAAGTAGGAGatgaagcctatcccaactgactgagCAAAACGGGAGACCATACTACCTAAAAATGTGATGTTTCTTCAGCTACTCAAAAAACAAGATCGTGACTGTTTGAAAAAACAGTAAATGCACATTGATgtaacaagcacacacacaaaacacacaatcatTCCGACTCACCAGATTGCTGTTGGTGATGTTGCTGTCTTCCTCCGGCATGGGTAAGTACACAGCCAGGGCCACACAGTTAGCAAAAATGGCCAGGAGGATAATGATTTCAAAAGGTCTGACAGTCATTTATAGGAAAATGCCAACTGTAATAGTTTTTATTAAGGACTATGAATCATGTCTTTTCTGATTGTTGTTGTACTCTGAACTTTGTTTTTGGTGTCGTaaggaaaaatattattttcttacaAAATAAACTTCCAAAAATGTCTCCTCACAGTCTTTAGTTTACACAAAAATGAATGATTAGCAATTAAAGATCACCAATGAAAATTGcattccaaaatgttacttatcCAACGACATGTCATCATATCTTTTTGAACTATTTGCCTTTCAATGAGGATACTTCCACTCCACAATACTGATGCAAGCCCGTCGGAAAGGATTCCTGAGCGTCAAGAAGAGGAGAGAGCGTGCAGGCCTGGGATTGCCTCCTGTGGCCATCAGTTTCTTTAACTTCTCCTTCTGTTTTCTCTTCAGAGTTTCTTCATCCATGATGAAGGACGATAACGGGGCGCTGTTACTGTCTGCCATTGCAACAATTTAGTATTTACTGAAAACTGAAAGTGATATTCTCCAAGTTCATGCAGCGTTCCCACTCATCTTCACGAGTCTGGGGAATAGCGCTCCCCTCTACTTGTACAGGACTGCTTGACTGAACAGCTGTTGGTCCAGAGAATAAATATAGACAATGAATTTGGCAGTGGTAGCATGGGGTGACAGGACATATGTACAGATATAGTCTGGTGGGAGGTTATTGTTTGGAAGTGTCTATCTTTGACAGAGATGAACCGACCAGCTTCAAACTTTTCAAAGTtctacaatgaaaaataaatgtgccaCATGGCTCCAGTGTCTTCCTTGGCATCCTgcaaacccaaattccaatgaagttgagacattgtgtaaaacataaacaaaaacagaatacaacgctTTGCAAATCCATTTCAACCTAAAttcaattgaatgcactacaaagacaacacaattcattttcaaactgatgaacatcatagttttttttgcaaatattctctcattttgaatttaatgcctgcaacaagttccccaaaaaaagctaggacagggcaACAACAGCTGAACTGGTTAATTAGAAATAGGTGAGTGACATGATTAGGTATAAATGGAGCATCCCCGGAAGGCTCATTTGTTCACAAGGAATGATGGGGTGAGTTTCACCACTTTTTTGAACAACTGTGTGAGacaatagtccaacagtttcagAACGTTTTCAATGTACAATGTAGAATTTTGAGTTATTTCAATATCTACGGTCTTTATTATCGTCAAAAGATTCAAGGGATCTgtagaaatctctgcacgtaagcgggAAGCtcgaaaagcaacattgaatgccggtgACCTTCGATCGCTCACGCAGCCCAACAAACACCGGCATCATTGtggaaaggatattgccacgagggctcgggaacacttcagaaaaccattatcaCTTAACACTATTCTAATTAGACAAAATAGACTACACAGGAGGATAGCCGTTTCGCTTAGCCATCAAGCGCACATCAAGCCTCAGACACAAGACCAAGTGGGGTTGTTGGGACAGTTCTGAGGGACGGCCTTGGATGGCTGCATCAGAGGTGTTAGTCCTCAGATAGCTAGCTGCTCCTCAGTAATGGGACACTCAAACTGCGGCAGCTCAGGAGCGAGACACTTGCTGCTCAAATGGATTCCATATACATTCGCATTCATGACACATTATAGATGTAGTTTGCATAATTATGTGCCATTATATTTATTCACAAATCATAAGAGAAATGCAGAAGGTGACAAATTGAAGGTTACGATGTCTTTATTAATTTCAAACAATCAACTCATCGAATGGTGTTACAGATATGATGCAGCCACTTTAAACTAGTAACATATTTGGAACAGATTAAAAGATAAGCTTCACTACAAATCCCAATTCCCATAAATTTGGGACATTGTGTGAAACgtaatgaaaacagaatacaatgatttgcaaatccttttcaacgtATAcacaattgaatacacttcaaatACAAGCTCCCACTTTAAACTAgtaactgaacaaaaatataaacgcaacacttttgtttttgctcccatttttcctgagctggactcaaagatctaaaccttttttcttcatacacaaaaggccatttccctcaaatattgttcacaaatctgtctaaatctgtgttagtgagcatttctcctttgtagAGATAATCCATCTCACCTCAcgggtgtggcatatcaagatgcagattagacagcatgattattgcacaggtgttcCTTAGggtggccacaataaaaggccactctgaaatgtgcagttttgctttattatgGGGGTCTGggggggtcagaaaaccagtccgtatctggtgtgaccatcatttgcctcacgcagtgcaacataTCTCCTTTGgatagagttgatcaggttgttgattgtggcctgtggaatgttggtccactcctcttcaatggctgtgtgAAGTTGCTGGATGTTGGCAGGAACTGGATCACGCTGTCGTATCcgccgatccagagcatcccaaacatgctcaatgggtgacatgtccggggtgtatgctggccatgcaagaactgggatgttttcggcttccaggaattgtgtacagatccttgcgACATGGGGCCGTGGATTATCATGCTGCAGcatgaggtgatggtcgtggatgaatggcacaacaatgggcctcaggatctcgtcacagtatctctgtgcattcaaaatgccatcaataaaatgcacctgtaCTCGTTGCCCATAACATACGTCTGCCGataccataaccccaccgccaccgtgggccactcgatccacaacgCTGACATCAGCACACCGCCAAAACGACGCCACACACACTATCTGCCTTCTGCCTTTAACAGTGAATACcgggattcatccgtgaagataacacctctccaacgtgccagacaccatcgaatgtgagcattcgcccactcaagtcGGTCACGACGACGAACTacagtcaggtcgagaccccgatgaggacgacgagcatgcaggtgagcttccctgagacagTTTCTGAGAGTTTGTGCAGAAAGTCTTTGattatgcaaaccgattgttgcagcagctgtccgggtggctttgtctcagacgatcttggaggtgaacatgctggatgtggaggtcctgggctggtgtggttacacgtggtctgcggttgtgaggccggctgaatgtactgccaaattgtctgaaacgcctttggagacgACTTATGGTAGAGGAATGAACATTCATTTCACTCGcagcagctctggtggacattcctgacagatttgtaaacaatatttgagggaaatggccttttgtgtatgtagaaaaagttttagatcttggagtccagctcacgaaaaatgggagcaaaaacaaaagtgctgcatttatatttttgttcagtgtatatgGAACAGATTAAAAGATAACCTtaactacaaaccccaattccaatgaagttgggacattgtgtaaaacataacaaaaagtgTCATAATTGGGTgaaaaaggagcatccccgaaagcctcagttgttcacaagcaatgaTGGGGTGGGGTTcatcactttgtgaacaactgtgtgagcaaatagtccaacagtcgaagaacaacttttcttttttaactttgcaGTTCAAAAATCAGCATCTGTtttggtatgggggtgtgttagcatccatggcatgggtaacatgcacatctgtgaaggcaccattaatactggaaggtacatacaggttttggagcaacatatcattagcctaatagaATAATTGCCCAagtaattttttaaacatttttaggaaACCAGAATAAACACAACTAATTCAACAagcaagaagagtccagttgccacGATTCAACCATATCGCATTATGAAgagcaaaatacgacaactgagaGGCCAGACTGTTAAACAActaaagttgtacatcaagcaagaatgggaaagaggatcgaaccccggtcctcagaactgtgaggctgacgctctaaccggtcgtccgccgtgccgccagaTTTACAactcgataaaaaaaaaaaaaataagaattaaaaaagtgaaaaactgCTAAgtgataattattatttgcataaCATCAAGAGTTAATTGTTTGAAGGGTTTCTTATGGCTATTAACCAAGGAATAAACAGTGGTGTTCTTCTAAAGGTCTCTTTACTAATGTATGGGGACTTCACTCACATGGCACATTGTCAGCTGCAACAGATAGATTCagtcaatatccatccatctattctctgtaccgcttatgctcacgagggtcgcggctgtgctggagcctatcccagatcaTTTTGgcgggaggcggagtacaccttgaactggtcgcctgacaaacaaccattcacacccacattcacacctacggacaatttagtctccagTTAACctttatgtttttggaatgtgggagaaaactggagtacccgaaAAAACGCATGAGGCACATCAGTCAATCTCAAATATCAATAACCAACTAACTACATCCACAGCCAACTGTATTATGATATTTAGGACTTACATACACCCTTTATCAATTTTCACATACAAAtgaaagtgatgttttttttttttcttttttaatggtAAGTATCAATGACTTCCTACAGGTAGACGTGGCAGGCAGACATAGGCCTGAGGAAACAGATTCATGTCCAAAGGATTGCCATCCAGGCGGATGTCCTCCAGGTTGCGCCGAATAAAGTAACGGTCGTGGCTGTCGCAGAAGGTGTCTTCATGCAGGGACTGGATGTTGTTGCCCTAATTGGAATTAACACAGAGTAGTTATTGTTTTCGTGCGTTTAAAAGTGTAGTTGTACCTGTGTCTTCCCTTGATTGGCTTGTGATCTGCCCAGGCCAGAGCCACCTGGCTTATTAAGCAATACATTGCTGCCTGAGATGTTCGAGAGACGAGCCGTCTTTgggccaatttttttttgctttgacttgcgagcaagaATTTGcgatacaagcgctgtatggtggcagtgaactaaactcaactcacttcacagcaagcagcagtttgggagATTGTGAATGATTCTTCCCTCCCAAAAAAttaggcttcaagctgtttattgccagtATCGTtagaagtttactgtcaaactaaacagacaAACTAAATACCACAGTGTGGCGTTAAACAAACTACATCGTTTTGgattatgcctggatcagactacaaaacaaatttggtctttcacgatggcaccatgtcagactactgccataaaaccTTGCTGTTtctcggtcagacagtggcagcACAACACGGCATTGACTATATCATCGTATCCCGTCTTTCACGATCACttggcttcatcttgtcaaatcaaacattgCCGGGGAGACAGGACCAGAAAACACAGCGACCCGGTGCTTGGGAGATGAGTTTTGGGCTATCCATTCAAGGAGCGCTTGAGGTAAATTCACGTAATTTTAATACGGCTCGTAAGCAGGCAGCCTAACTTCATGAAGCCTATAATGCTAGCACTCAAATTTGCACGTAAACATTCTGGTGTTCGGTTGAATCATgttctaaagctttggtaaacattgtTTTGTGCGCGAGAATAAATGGTGACAACAGCGAGCATGGGAGTCGATGCCCCGTCACAATTCGCAACCCTATTGGTTGACGTCAATGTGcactgtcggagagttgtcgttcaAATGTCTCACTAAATGGaagatttccccaaaaaatcaaacatgctagactgtTCATTTTGGCGTTGTAGGGCTAAATCGTTGGTCATGGATTATGTCCCACTACCAGAAGTTTTGTTGTTCCTGCCAAAATGTGTCAGGTGCGATCTGAGGAATCAAATCGAGCTAATAACAGCGCTAAAATCCAGTACATTAAGTTAAAATCCCTTTAACTCAATGCTAGCAATctatgcaaaatgccatagacaggccaACGAATAGCATGGGTGTCATTATTATAACCCTTTacgcaatggatatttgaacataaataatgcagcaacacatggagGCAGACAATGTAATAATACTCAAAAGCATACAGTAAGTTCTTTATCTGCTCCGAAAACGCCTGATACAACTAGAGTTTGGCGGGGAGCATGGGGCAGCTtggtggggccggtggaccgccctggggtccctcggtgtgggacgtgtcccatccGCCGAACCCGCCTCTCAATTGTTTGGgtggtcctcagcctccgcggtgcaggcacagcaattacaggacacttctggcagtcattgtgcatgcgaacCGGTGTCTGTTCACTTGCATGTGTACTCAGGCACACAgccctgggactttttcgctgggtgtggggccactcacttattgtgaCAAATTAAACCATGAATATTCGAATAGCTTGGGTCTCCCCTcactgtgatgttttttttttaatttacatagctactcccaccacacttcagttgtacagcggGGTTCACAACCCTTGCCCTGCATGCTTATTCACCtgtccatgatgagcacagaagtccaataacagaacaccgatcgggttctgatcgagggggccgttcctcccaatcacgcccttccaggtttcactgtcattgcccacgtgagcattgaagtcccccagcagaacgatggagtctccagcgggagtgctctccagcaccccttccaaggactccaaaatggtgggtactctgaactgctgtttggtgcgtaGGCACAAGCAACAGTCGggacccatcccccccacctgaaggcggagggaggctaccctctcgtccactggggtgaaccccaatgtacaggcgccaagccggggggcaataagtatacccacacctgctctgcgcctctcaccatgggcaactccagactggaagagagtccaacccctctcgagaggactggtaccagagctcaagctgtgtgtggaggcgagcccgactatatctagtcgaaacttctcgacctcacacaccagctcagtctccttccctgccagagaggtgacattccacatacctagaaccagcttctgtagcgaaggtccctgccttcggccagcGCCCAACTCGCACTACACCCggcccctatggcccctcctacAGGTAGTGAGCCCTtgggaatatatttttttgtcactgttaTTTATTCACttactgaaatattttttttttgtggtaatgGTTGTGGTTTGTATTTTAGATTTTAAGACTTTCTTTGTAATTTGTTAAGCATGTAAATTGGATGACGTTATCTTATGAATTAAAAACAGTGGTAAAGACAATGCAACAAATTTTTTGTAAGCATATGTAAATCGTTGATGATTGTTTTGCCTAAATCATTTTGTGATGCTGTCCACCTCTTTTAAAATCGCTGACATGCTCTGTTGAAAAAAATCATGCAATTCTACccctaaaatgaaaatattaataaaCGTAAATCATCCGGTATTTGGTtcaattctttgtttttgttttaaaatacaaaaaaatgacatggtcgattatttttttctgcagttGAAGTTGCAGTAAAATATACAGTTCGTATCACGAAGTCATACAATGTATGAGTGCAATGCAGTGTGAGTAAGGGCCAGTGAGAGACAGGGGGTGGGAGTAATCAGGGGAAATCACATTCATATAATTCTTCTACAATTTTACATCCCCTCACAATATGCTGTGGGAATCGATGAAGAATCAGTTAAGGTTTGAGGTACACAGATAACAATCATACACAGTACAAACACAAGGTAAAAGTATAAAATGATATATAACCTCAAAAGTACCATGACACTTTTATACGTGTACTTACCTGCAGGTGTAACACTCTGAGACTTAATGGCAGCGGTGTTGGAATGTAATCCAGTTTATTATTAGATAGGTAGAGGAATTCCAGCTGACTCATATCCTGTGTAAAGGAGAAATACTCCTTTATAACAACAATACAACAGTACAATATACAATGGTATTCAGATCCCTggaaatttttcactctttgttatattgcagccattgctAAATGGCTGAAGAGCTCCGGTACAGGATTGCGGCAATGcaaagatctggccaaggttacaaaaaaaattatgctgcaCTTCAGGTTCCAAAGAGCACAatgacctccataatcctgaaatggaagacgctcgggatgaccagaacccttccaaactgagcaatcaggggagaacaaacaaccatccgcactcacattcacacctacgggcaatttagagtctccaattcatgcatgtttttgggatgtgggaggaaaccggagtgcccggagaaaacccacgcaggcacggggagaacatgcaaactccacacaggcgaggccggggattgaacccgggtcctcagaactgtgaggctgacggtctaaccagtcacccaccgtgccgcctgagatttttcaaatgtaaaatatgtgccttggctcaataaaggttggcaaTCACGTATGTACACAATGTCTTAGGGCTGTCATAATCGATCATTGCatcgattaatcaaataatcggatacaaatgtattttgcattcaGGTTTATTGacacctggacacacaatatatcaacctttctcctcatcatcatgccAACCAACTctcgagattttcctgtcatagtcccaacattcaaagtccccacattcagttctaggctctgtgttttcctcttctctttctgccgaagaacccgctttccacctctttgactttgacccacagtagctgaatttccaacggcgccccgcaggttgacggcgccggtggcggacgttgttaacccgggccacgaccgatccggtatggaattctttggatgaacgctcatatttgtttggcaaggttttaagccggaggcccttcctgacgcaaccctctgcatttatccgggattgggaccggcctacggtttgcactggcttgtgccccccatagggctgcattcaaaTAATGCAGTATAAAGatgcaaaatatgaaataatcacTCAAACGTACGATATTATATCATGAATACAGTATACGGGGTCTGTACAGGTTCTGACGGGGCCCAATGATCCTTGGCGCATTACTTTTGGGCCACCACTTAAAAAGGCTAAACGTCGGACCCTGCTTTGTTGTTTGCTAGAAAGTCTTGTGCAgacatcattttgaaaaaaaactgcatgatTGCCTTTGGTGTGGAAGACTGCGTAGAACTACATTTTCCCCACTTCATAAAACTACCCAGGAATTGTTAAGAGTACAGCAGTGtactttaattttaatttgattttgtcGTCCTAAATAGCACAGGtcctcaattaaaaataaaatgtccagtTGAGGGAGATTTCTTAAAGTTGGGTTCAGAACATCATAATGTACAGCGTGCAACTGTAAATGTTAGGGACTTCCTATTACATctgctagatttttttttttagtaattgtTTATTGCCTTGAAGATGTATAGGCATTGTGTCACTTTGCAAACGTTTAATTTTGTAACGAATTGTTGCATTTGACATGGGTGTGTCGACTGTAAATATTATCTTTATGTTGAATAACCAAGAATCTACCTTGAAGGACTCTGAATGGATCCCTCGGCTGATCAGTCTGTTGTTTCGTAGATCAATGTGCTTCAAGGTAAGTGGAAGTTCTGGCAAGGCCTGCAGGTTGTTCTCAGCTAACAACAAGTCATGGAGCTGCTGTAGCGGGCGAAATACATCTTCATCCATTTCAGAAATCTGGTTTCCGGTAAGGTCAATAGACTGAAGCCTACCTGTAAACCAATACAACgagaaaaaagtttttgttctAAATGTGTAATTGTATTAGCATTACAATAGATTTGGTTGTTGCCAAACTGCTTTCCCACTGAGGTTTATGAAGTCAGTGTTCTTGACATGTCGGATGCTGTTGAAACGTCCATAAAAATGGCTTGTGTCCTTGGGCAGGGGTGGTATCTGTTCCAGGCCTGTGTCGTCACAGTATACACTCCCTCCGATACATACACACAGAAGGCAGGTAGGCATTCCTGCACATATTAAGACTGCTTTAGAACAGAGCAAGTGGATCACTGGTAGCAGGTCAAATACGGGTAAGTGCAGTTCATTGTTTGTCTTTAAATAAGCAGAGTGAGTGCTGTATTTACAAACCCAGTCCAGTCTCAGGTCCAAATAGGCCGGATCCTCTGAAGTCCAGTGTCACAGGAAATGGCGGCAAAGTAGGCAGGGTCACTTTTTCCTCATGGTGGTCAACTTTTGGGTGACTGCCGATTCGGTTGATATCTGCTGCTACAGTCTCTACTTCAATCTGTCAATCGTGTGTAATTGTATTTAGTGATTTGTTAGTACggttaaatattttaaactgtGGTTTAACTTGATTTCGTTGAAGTAAATAGGTGGTTTTGCAATGTATTCAAAACAGTACCAGAAATAATATTGattattaattttgtattaCATATTAAacagtgggcggcacggtggacgactggttagcacatctgcctcacagttctgaggaccggagttcaaatcccgggccccgcctgtgtggagtttgcatgttctcgccgtgcctttgtgggttttcgccggacactccggtttcctcccccatgccaaaaacatacatggtaggttgattgaagactctaaattgcccgtaggtgtggatgtgagtgcaaatggttgtttgtttgtgccctgcgattggctggcgagcagttcagggtgtaccccgcctcttgcccgaagacagctgggataggctccagcacgcccgcgacactagtgaggagaagcggtagagaaaatggatggatggatggatggatggatggatattaaacaGTTGTACAGTATACGTCTGCCTACATACGAGGTGTCAGAAAGGtttcaggactggtgtcacaaaaactTTACTTCAAATATCAAATACCGATACAAGCATGGAGAGGAAGACAAACAAAAGCCGACATTCGAAGCCttaaacctcagaactgtgaggcagaacgtgctaaccactcacttgctaccaaaatattaaaagtaTATAATTGTTGATTTCACTAATATTCATAGTGTGATATACAAAAATGATTCAACTAATGAGTtgatgataaaaataattctaacaaattcataaaatgaataaatacatgttcAAGGTCCCCTTATTTTGGCTATTT from Phycodurus eques isolate BA_2022a chromosome 10, UOR_Pequ_1.1, whole genome shotgun sequence includes:
- the optc gene encoding opticin, whose product is MRVSLASLMVGFALALVFLGPCPGLTAPLDGSDDDRFDLGNYDLNSVTDWDNLEPNIYGDNYDYEDQEIEVETVAADINRIGSHPKVDHHEEKVTLPTLPPFPVTLDFRGSGLFGPETGLGMPTCLLCVCIGGSVYCDDTGLEQIPPLPKDTSHFYGRFNSIRHVKNTDFINLSRLQSIDLTGNQISEMDEDVFRPLQQLHDLLLAENNLQALPELPLTLKHIDLRNNRLISRGIHSESFKDMSQLEFLYLSNNKLDYIPTPLPLSLRVLHLQGNNIQSLHEDTFCDSHDRYFIRRNLEDIRLDGNPLDMNLFPQAYVCLPRLPVGSH